One Microbacterium sp. zg-B96 genomic region harbors:
- a CDS encoding GreA/GreB family elongation factor: MPNQQDTVWMTAAALAALQAELDELNLRAEGDAAQARQVALRSLIRRAEVGTKPDDGLVEPGMTVTVRFARDGSEETFLLGSRELVRQGGEVDLDVYSPSSPLGAAITGRSVGDTVTYAAPNGATIEVTVIAAVPFG; the protein is encoded by the coding sequence ATGCCGAACCAGCAAGACACCGTGTGGATGACCGCAGCCGCGCTCGCCGCGCTGCAGGCCGAACTCGACGAACTGAACCTGCGCGCCGAGGGCGACGCCGCCCAGGCGCGCCAGGTGGCGTTGCGCAGCCTGATCCGCCGGGCCGAGGTCGGCACCAAGCCCGACGACGGTCTGGTGGAACCGGGCATGACCGTGACCGTGCGCTTCGCGCGCGACGGCTCCGAGGAGACGTTCCTGCTGGGCAGCCGCGAGCTGGTGCGACAGGGCGGCGAGGTGGACCTCGACGTCTACTCGCCGTCGTCACCGCTGGGCGCGGCGATCACGGGTCGCTCGGTGGGCGACACCGTGACCTATGCCGCACCCAACGGCGCGACGATCGAGGTCACCGTGATTGCGGCGGTGCCGTTCGGCTGA
- a CDS encoding alpha/beta fold hydrolase, with amino-acid sequence MVAIPLIDPVPVRWSTPPAERGGRPLLVLLHGYGSDENDLFALTPQLPEEYVVAAVRAPLSPPFPTPGYCWYPIEGLEDRRPDDVTTAASRVVQWVDAASDAASVGLLGFSQGGAVALQALRLRPELFAFAVNLSGYVTPGELPGDERLAERRPPVFWGRGTRDDVIPTELVDHTVQWLPDHVDLSGRVYTGLTHSVSQQELDDIAVFLRKRLDDPTPV; translated from the coding sequence ATGGTCGCCATCCCGCTCATCGATCCGGTCCCCGTGCGCTGGTCCACCCCGCCCGCCGAGCGAGGCGGCAGGCCGCTGCTGGTGCTGCTGCACGGCTACGGTTCCGACGAGAACGACCTGTTCGCCCTCACGCCGCAGCTCCCCGAGGAGTACGTCGTGGCGGCGGTGCGTGCGCCGCTGTCACCACCGTTCCCGACGCCCGGGTACTGCTGGTACCCGATCGAAGGGCTCGAGGATCGCCGCCCCGACGACGTCACCACCGCCGCCTCGCGCGTCGTGCAGTGGGTGGATGCCGCGAGCGATGCGGCATCCGTCGGTCTGCTCGGCTTCTCGCAGGGCGGCGCCGTCGCGCTGCAGGCGCTGCGACTGCGCCCCGAGCTGTTCGCGTTCGCGGTGAACCTCAGCGGCTACGTGACGCCGGGCGAGCTCCCCGGCGACGAGCGGCTGGCCGAGCGGCGGCCGCCGGTGTTCTGGGGGCGGGGCACGCGCGACGACGTCATCCCCACCGAGCTGGTCGACCACACCGTGCAGTGGCTGCCCGATCACGTCGACCTCAGCGGTCGCGTCTACACCGGGCTCACGCACAGCGTCTCGCAGCAGGAACTCGATGACATCGCGGTGTTCCTGCGCAAGCGCCTGGACGACCCGACGCCGGTGTGA
- a CDS encoding NUDIX hydrolase family protein has translation MAVRTPDPDPDDRDDDGTPRDPLGGGDPYGRPGRPRGDGMFGSPSPASSQNPGWLSDIELAEARRRLPMLYVEAVPVRTDGVGAVTQVGILLRATPLGEMTRTIVSGRVRYGETVRDALFRHVENDLGPMAFPLLPPQPVPFTVAEYFPMPGLTAFHDDRQHAVSLAFVVPVSGTCEPRQDALEVTWMTPEEAATDAVAAEMEGGRGTLVRLALASVGALR, from the coding sequence ATGGCCGTCCGCACCCCTGACCCCGACCCCGATGACCGCGACGACGACGGCACGCCGCGCGATCCACTCGGTGGGGGCGATCCGTACGGCCGTCCCGGCCGCCCCCGGGGCGACGGCATGTTCGGTTCGCCGTCGCCGGCTTCGTCGCAGAACCCGGGGTGGCTCAGCGACATCGAGCTGGCCGAGGCCCGCCGCCGGCTGCCGATGCTCTACGTCGAGGCGGTTCCGGTGCGCACCGACGGCGTGGGCGCGGTGACACAGGTCGGCATCCTGCTGCGGGCGACCCCGCTGGGGGAGATGACCCGCACGATCGTGTCGGGTCGCGTCCGCTACGGCGAGACGGTGCGCGATGCGCTGTTCCGGCACGTCGAGAACGACCTCGGTCCCATGGCGTTCCCCCTGCTGCCGCCGCAGCCGGTGCCGTTCACGGTGGCGGAATACTTCCCGATGCCCGGCCTGACCGCGTTCCACGACGACCGGCAGCATGCGGTGTCGCTGGCGTTCGTCGTGCCGGTGTCGGGCACCTGCGAGCCGCGTCAGGACGCGTTGGAAGTGACCTGGATGACGCCGGAGGAGGCGGCCACCGATGCCGTCGCCGCCGAGATGGAGGGCGGCCGCGGCACCCTCGTGCGCCTCGCGCTGGCATCCGTCGGCGCGCTGCGCTGA
- a CDS encoding GNAT family N-acetyltransferase, with amino-acid sequence MDPIILYSVLKLRVDVFVVEQRAAYDDLDGRDVEPAARLHWAEEDGSVLATLRVLADADGWRIGRVATAVAARGRGLAAELMRRAIAGRAGQVIVLDGQLQLERWYQRFGFTRSGEIFVEDGIPHVPMTRAAAK; translated from the coding sequence ATGGATCCCATCATCTTGTATTCGGTTCTGAAGCTCCGAGTCGACGTGTTCGTCGTCGAGCAGCGTGCCGCATATGACGACCTCGATGGCAGGGACGTTGAGCCGGCCGCTCGCTTGCACTGGGCAGAGGAGGACGGCAGTGTCCTTGCCACGCTGCGAGTTCTGGCAGATGCGGACGGCTGGCGTATCGGACGTGTCGCCACCGCCGTGGCGGCCCGCGGTCGCGGCCTTGCCGCAGAACTGATGCGGCGCGCGATCGCCGGACGCGCCGGACAGGTCATCGTCCTGGATGGGCAGCTCCAACTCGAACGCTGGTACCAGCGCTTCGGGTTCACCCGCTCTGGAGAGATCTTCGTCGAGGATGGCATTCCCCACGTCCCGATGACGCGAGCCGCTGCGAAATAG
- a CDS encoding beta-eliminating lyase-related protein: MTTLHDIAVRGFASDNYSGVHPEVLAAIGAAGGGHQIAYGEDAYTARLHEVFVQHFGEGVEAFPVFNGTGANVTGLQSMLPRWGAVIAATTAHINVDEGGAPERVAGIKILGVPTDDGKLTPELVDREAWGWGDEHRAQPLVVSITQSTELGTLYTPDEIRALADHAHERGMGLHLDGARIANAAAALDLPLRAFTRDVGVDVLSFGGTKNGAMIGEAVVVLNPAASEGLKFLRKTNMQLSSKMRFISAQLIALLEGDLWLRNARHSNAMARRLRAEVEAGIADGSIRGVEFTQPTQVNGVFATLPAGVADALRESFRFYDWDATRAEVRWMCSFDTEPADVDAFVAELSRLTRG; the protein is encoded by the coding sequence GTGACCACCCTCCACGACATCGCCGTCCGCGGCTTCGCCAGCGACAACTACTCCGGCGTGCACCCCGAGGTGCTCGCCGCTATCGGGGCCGCCGGCGGCGGCCACCAGATCGCCTATGGCGAGGATGCCTACACCGCACGGCTGCACGAGGTGTTCGTGCAGCACTTCGGCGAGGGCGTCGAGGCGTTCCCGGTGTTCAACGGCACCGGCGCGAACGTCACCGGACTGCAGTCGATGCTCCCCCGCTGGGGTGCGGTGATCGCCGCGACCACCGCTCACATCAACGTCGACGAGGGCGGGGCACCCGAACGGGTCGCCGGCATCAAGATCCTCGGGGTGCCCACCGATGACGGCAAGCTGACCCCGGAATTGGTCGACCGTGAGGCGTGGGGCTGGGGCGACGAGCACCGCGCGCAGCCGCTGGTGGTATCGATCACCCAGTCGACCGAGCTCGGCACCCTGTACACCCCCGACGAGATCCGGGCGCTGGCCGACCACGCGCACGAGCGCGGCATGGGGCTGCACCTGGACGGTGCGCGCATCGCGAATGCCGCCGCGGCGCTGGACCTGCCGCTGCGCGCCTTCACGCGCGATGTCGGCGTGGACGTGCTCAGCTTCGGCGGCACCAAGAACGGCGCGATGATCGGCGAGGCCGTCGTGGTGCTGAACCCCGCGGCATCCGAAGGGCTGAAGTTCCTGCGCAAGACCAACATGCAGCTGTCATCGAAGATGCGCTTCATCTCGGCTCAGCTGATCGCGCTGCTGGAAGGCGACCTGTGGTTGCGCAACGCGCGGCACTCCAACGCGATGGCCCGGCGGCTGCGCGCGGAGGTCGAGGCGGGGATCGCCGACGGGTCCATCCGCGGCGTGGAATTCACCCAGCCCACCCAGGTCAACGGCGTCTTCGCGACGCTGCCGGCCGGCGTGGCCGATGCGCTCCGGGAGAGCTTCCGCTTCTACGACTGGGATGCCACCCGGGCCGAGGTGCGCTGGATGTGCTCGTTCGACACCGAGCCCGCCGACGTCGATGCCTTCGTCGCGGAACTGTCGCGCCTGACGCGCGGCTGA
- a CDS encoding DUF6421 family protein, whose protein sequence is MSITHAHTGAMKAIVGEPEVVEDAGTVEHSSHWLALKDAATALQGIQAQDGSIPDPADHGDARDLVEAIVAAIRALAPLFPHDGEYLAASVHDFQRWADGGFGVPDFLASLVAFQPQRQRVDGIRHLVVFPMYTQNGSRSRFVEAVLVEVIWPEFIAELETRYTNGLFVSLRLVDFTPGYDTNSAVLFPETVAMREIPSFTWGAIFQDREAARYRRVVRAASDITKLALPVDAARLLHDQQLAEKTFVMWDLIHDRTHMRGDLPFDPFMIKQRMPYFLYSLEELRCDLTAFRECVTIQRELQARVDAGEHLSAAEAETLDQAGLVQYAVIFDRIFRFAITGSRVRNYDGLGGQLLFAWLHQRGVLHWTDTALAFDWDDVPAAVVALGTAIDELYWQSIDRPKLAHWLAAYELVRGVLTPHPASVWAQGLPREVLAGPPKGYTDAVLDDEFPLSMFYEALEKKMRDVIASTSGIRGAD, encoded by the coding sequence ATGTCCATCACTCATGCCCACACCGGTGCTATGAAGGCGATCGTCGGCGAACCCGAGGTCGTCGAGGACGCCGGCACTGTCGAGCACTCGTCGCATTGGCTGGCGCTGAAGGATGCCGCCACGGCGCTGCAGGGGATCCAGGCGCAGGACGGCTCGATCCCCGACCCGGCCGATCACGGCGACGCGCGCGATCTCGTCGAGGCGATCGTGGCGGCCATTCGCGCCCTCGCGCCGCTGTTCCCGCACGACGGCGAGTACCTCGCCGCGTCCGTGCACGACTTCCAGCGGTGGGCTGACGGTGGGTTCGGGGTACCGGATTTCCTCGCCTCGCTCGTGGCGTTCCAGCCGCAGCGGCAGCGAGTGGACGGCATCCGTCACCTGGTGGTCTTCCCGATGTACACGCAGAACGGCTCGCGCAGCCGGTTCGTCGAAGCGGTGCTGGTGGAGGTGATCTGGCCGGAGTTCATCGCCGAGCTGGAGACGCGGTACACCAACGGCCTGTTCGTCTCGCTGCGCCTCGTGGACTTCACCCCCGGGTACGACACCAACTCGGCGGTACTGTTCCCCGAGACAGTCGCGATGCGCGAGATCCCCTCGTTCACGTGGGGGGCGATCTTCCAGGACCGGGAAGCGGCACGCTACCGGCGGGTCGTGCGCGCGGCATCCGACATCACCAAGCTCGCCCTTCCGGTCGATGCCGCCCGGCTGCTGCACGATCAGCAGCTGGCGGAGAAGACCTTCGTGATGTGGGATCTCATCCACGACCGCACCCACATGCGCGGCGACCTGCCGTTCGATCCGTTCATGATCAAGCAGCGGATGCCGTATTTCCTCTACTCGCTCGAGGAGCTGCGGTGCGACCTGACGGCGTTCCGCGAGTGCGTCACGATCCAGCGCGAGCTGCAGGCGCGGGTGGATGCCGGTGAGCACCTCTCCGCCGCCGAGGCGGAGACGCTCGATCAGGCGGGCCTCGTGCAGTACGCGGTGATCTTCGACCGGATCTTCCGGTTCGCCATCACCGGCAGCCGCGTGCGCAACTACGACGGGCTGGGCGGGCAGCTGCTGTTCGCGTGGCTGCATCAGCGCGGCGTGCTGCACTGGACCGACACCGCGCTCGCGTTCGACTGGGACGACGTGCCGGCGGCGGTCGTGGCCTTGGGCACGGCGATCGACGAGCTGTACTGGCAGTCGATCGACCGACCCAAGCTCGCGCACTGGCTCGCCGCCTACGAGCTCGTGCGCGGCGTGCTGACGCCGCACCCGGCATCGGTGTGGGCGCAGGGACTGCCGCGCGAGGTGCTCGCGGGGCCGCCGAAGGGCTACACCGACGCGGTGCTGGATGACGAGTTCCCGCTGTCGATGTTCTACGAGGCGCTCGAGAAGAAGATGCGCGACGTCATCGCCTCGACGTCCGGCATCCGCGGCGCGGACTGA
- a CDS encoding diacylglycerol kinase family protein, which produces MPDDTAPARPDGEGLLLLANSGAGEAVPRADPLPVIRTRLPRAQVRELGPDDDLGDAVAQAMARDDRPGALGVLGGDGSVSRMAQLARQYDVPLLVVPGGTFNHFARSAGLDDVDAALAAFTAGTLRDVVVAEVAVDGAEPITVLNAVSLGTYPQFLAERTERANLGKWLGGLGAIRSALREAQPVRVSHAGRTATVWSVFVGVGRNDPQRHAMMQRLSLEDPVLDVRLHHARGSRLRAMTTLAFGRRTLRVLRALRILPPASEFERQVAEHWRVRVLPGRAPAVYVHDGELEEASPAGFTLDVRAVPAGLRIYAP; this is translated from the coding sequence ATGCCCGATGACACAGCGCCCGCACGTCCCGACGGCGAGGGGCTGCTGCTGCTGGCGAACAGTGGTGCCGGTGAGGCGGTGCCGCGCGCCGATCCGCTCCCGGTGATCCGTACCCGCCTGCCGCGGGCGCAGGTGCGGGAGCTCGGGCCCGACGACGACCTGGGCGACGCGGTGGCACAGGCGATGGCCCGCGATGACCGGCCGGGGGCGCTGGGCGTCCTCGGCGGCGACGGGTCGGTGTCGCGCATGGCGCAGCTGGCACGGCAGTACGACGTGCCGCTGCTGGTGGTGCCCGGAGGCACGTTCAATCACTTCGCCCGCTCCGCCGGGCTGGACGACGTGGATGCCGCGCTGGCGGCCTTCACCGCGGGGACGCTTCGCGACGTGGTGGTCGCTGAGGTCGCCGTCGACGGCGCCGAGCCGATCACGGTGCTCAACGCGGTGTCGCTGGGAACGTATCCGCAGTTCCTCGCCGAGCGCACCGAGCGGGCGAATCTCGGCAAGTGGCTGGGCGGGCTGGGCGCGATCCGCAGCGCGCTCCGGGAGGCCCAGCCGGTGCGGGTGAGTCACGCGGGACGCACCGCCACGGTGTGGTCGGTGTTCGTCGGGGTGGGCCGCAACGACCCGCAGCGGCACGCGATGATGCAGCGGCTGTCGCTGGAGGACCCGGTGCTGGACGTGCGGCTGCACCACGCCCGCGGTTCGCGGCTGCGCGCCATGACGACGCTGGCGTTCGGACGGCGCACGCTGCGGGTGCTGCGCGCGCTGCGGATACTGCCGCCGGCGTCGGAGTTCGAGCGTCAGGTCGCAGAACACTGGCGCGTGCGCGTGCTGCCCGGTCGCGCGCCGGCGGTGTACGTGCACGACGGCGAGCTGGAGGAGGCGTCGCCGGCGGGCTTCACCCTCGACGTGCGGGCGGTCCCGGCGGGCCTGCGCATCTACGCACCCTGA
- a CDS encoding CoA-acylating methylmalonate-semialdehyde dehydrogenase, producing MPRPAASGGKGHNDVNDILDHWVRGTSWAGASTRTGPVYNPALGTVQKEVRLATAADVDVAVTVAADAWQDWRDSSIAKRTAVMFAFRELLHARKDELAHILTAEHGKVLSDAHGEIARGMEVVEFACGLGHLTKGAYSENASSGVDVYTLRQSLGVVGIISPFNFPAMVPLWFFSIALAAGNAVVLKPSEKDPSAANWLAALLREAGLPDGVFNVVHGDKEAVDALLAHPQVRSISFVGSTPIAKYVYETATGHGKRVQALGGAKNHMLVLPDADLDLAADAAVNAGFGSAGERCMAISVVLAVDTVADELVDKIRERMATLRTGDGLRGSDMGPLITGAHRDKVASYIDAAAGDRATVVVDGRGVDPDGDAAGFWLGPTLLDRVPTSSAAYRDEIFGPVLSVVRVDGYEEGLDVINRSPYGNGTAIFTNDGGAARRFQRDVQVGMIGINVPIPVPVAYHSFGGWKASLFGDAKAYGPHGFDFFTAEKAVTSRWLDPSHGGLNLGFPQHD from the coding sequence ATGCCGCGACCCGCGGCATCCGGAGGGAAGGGACACAACGACGTGAACGACATCCTCGACCACTGGGTCCGCGGCACCTCGTGGGCGGGCGCGTCGACGCGCACCGGCCCCGTCTACAACCCCGCGCTGGGCACGGTGCAGAAAGAAGTGCGCCTGGCCACCGCCGCCGACGTCGACGTGGCCGTCACCGTCGCCGCCGACGCGTGGCAGGACTGGCGCGACTCGTCCATAGCCAAGCGCACCGCGGTGATGTTCGCGTTCCGTGAGCTGCTGCACGCCCGCAAGGACGAGCTGGCGCACATCCTCACCGCCGAGCACGGCAAGGTGCTCTCCGACGCGCACGGCGAGATCGCCCGCGGCATGGAGGTGGTGGAGTTCGCATGCGGGCTGGGGCACCTCACCAAGGGCGCCTATTCGGAGAACGCCTCCAGCGGCGTCGACGTGTATACGCTGCGGCAGTCGCTCGGGGTCGTCGGGATCATCAGCCCGTTCAACTTCCCCGCGATGGTGCCGCTGTGGTTCTTCTCCATCGCGCTCGCCGCCGGCAACGCCGTCGTGCTCAAGCCCAGCGAGAAGGACCCGTCGGCGGCGAACTGGCTCGCCGCGCTACTGCGGGAGGCGGGGCTGCCCGACGGCGTGTTCAACGTCGTCCACGGCGACAAGGAGGCCGTCGATGCGCTGCTGGCCCACCCCCAGGTGCGGTCGATCTCGTTCGTCGGGTCGACGCCGATCGCGAAGTACGTGTACGAGACCGCGACCGGCCACGGCAAACGGGTGCAGGCGCTGGGCGGGGCGAAGAACCACATGCTCGTGCTCCCCGATGCCGACCTCGACCTCGCTGCCGACGCCGCCGTCAACGCCGGGTTCGGCTCTGCCGGCGAGCGCTGCATGGCCATCTCGGTCGTGCTGGCCGTGGACACCGTCGCCGACGAGCTCGTGGACAAGATCCGCGAGCGCATGGCGACGCTGCGCACCGGCGACGGCCTGCGCGGCAGCGACATGGGGCCGCTCATCACCGGCGCGCATCGCGACAAGGTCGCCTCGTACATCGATGCCGCCGCCGGCGACCGTGCCACCGTCGTCGTCGACGGCCGGGGCGTCGATCCCGACGGTGATGCCGCGGGCTTCTGGCTCGGCCCCACCCTGCTGGACCGGGTGCCGACATCGTCGGCGGCGTACCGCGACGAGATCTTCGGGCCGGTGCTGTCGGTCGTGCGCGTGGACGGGTACGAAGAGGGCCTGGACGTGATCAACCGCAGCCCGTACGGCAACGGCACGGCGATCTTCACCAACGACGGCGGCGCCGCCCGCCGCTTCCAGCGCGACGTGCAGGTGGGCATGATCGGCATCAACGTGCCCATCCCGGTGCCGGTGGCCTACCACTCGTTCGGCGGCTGGAAGGCGTCGCTGTTCGGCGACGCGAAGGCATACGGGCCGCACGGGTTCGACTTCTTCACCGCCGAGAAGGCAGTCACGAGCCGGTGGCTGGACCCATCGCACGGCGGCCTGAACCTGGGCTTCCCGCAGCACGACTGA
- a CDS encoding aspartate aminotransferase family protein, with protein sequence MTDPRDERALALDRAHVFHSWSAQAAPSPVVVAGGQGSRVWDHSGHSYLDFSSQMVNVNIGHQHPAVIEAIREQASRLVTIAPSTANLTRGEAAARIVAHAPEGMSKVFFTNGGADAIENAIRLARLHTGRDKVLSRYRSYHGNTGAAIVATGDWRRIPNEFARGHVHFFGPYLYRSEFWATTPEEESARALHHLERVVQAEGPSGIAAILLESLPGTAGILVQPPGYLAGVREICDRYGILLILDEVMSGFGRTGKWFAFEGHDTRPDLIAFAKGVNSGYVPVGGVIISDEIAATFDERVFPGGLTYSGHPLAAASIVATLDAMASEGIVDNARRIGEDVLGPALAGLADRHEAIGEVRGEGVFWALELVADRTTREPLPAATIGALKQGLIAAGLLPFTAENRIHVVPPCVVTDAEVAEAIDIYDTVFGSLL encoded by the coding sequence ATGACCGACCCCCGAGACGAACGCGCACTGGCACTGGACCGGGCGCACGTCTTCCACTCCTGGTCCGCCCAGGCCGCGCCGTCCCCCGTCGTCGTCGCCGGAGGGCAGGGCAGCCGTGTCTGGGACCACTCCGGCCACAGCTACCTGGACTTCTCGAGCCAGATGGTCAACGTCAACATCGGCCACCAGCATCCGGCCGTCATCGAGGCGATCCGCGAGCAGGCGAGCCGGCTGGTGACGATCGCCCCCTCCACCGCGAACCTCACTCGGGGCGAGGCCGCCGCCCGCATCGTCGCGCACGCACCGGAGGGCATGAGCAAGGTGTTCTTCACCAACGGCGGCGCCGATGCCATCGAGAACGCGATCCGCCTCGCCAGGCTCCACACCGGACGCGACAAGGTGCTCTCCCGCTACCGCTCGTACCACGGCAACACCGGGGCGGCGATCGTCGCGACCGGGGACTGGCGTCGTATCCCCAACGAGTTCGCGCGCGGCCACGTGCACTTCTTCGGGCCCTACCTGTACCGCTCCGAGTTCTGGGCGACGACGCCGGAAGAAGAGTCGGCGCGGGCCCTTCACCACCTGGAGCGGGTGGTGCAGGCCGAGGGCCCTTCGGGTATCGCGGCGATCCTGCTGGAGTCGCTGCCGGGGACCGCCGGCATCCTGGTGCAGCCGCCCGGCTACCTCGCCGGGGTGCGGGAGATCTGCGACCGGTACGGCATCCTCCTCATCCTCGATGAGGTGATGTCGGGCTTCGGCCGCACCGGCAAGTGGTTCGCGTTCGAGGGGCACGACACCCGCCCCGACCTCATCGCCTTCGCGAAGGGGGTCAATTCCGGCTACGTGCCCGTCGGCGGGGTCATCATCTCGGACGAGATCGCCGCGACGTTCGACGAGCGGGTCTTCCCCGGGGGCCTGACCTACTCCGGGCATCCGCTGGCCGCGGCATCCATCGTCGCCACGCTCGATGCGATGGCGTCCGAGGGCATCGTCGACAACGCCCGGCGGATCGGCGAGGACGTGCTGGGACCGGCGCTGGCCGGGCTCGCCGACCGGCACGAGGCTATCGGCGAAGTGCGCGGCGAAGGGGTGTTCTGGGCGCTGGAGCTCGTCGCCGACCGCACCACGCGTGAGCCGCTCCCGGCGGCGACGATCGGCGCCCTCAAACAGGGCCTGATCGCCGCGGGCCTGCTGCCGTTCACGGCGGAGAACCGCATCCACGTCGTCCCGCCGTGCGTCGTGACCGACGCCGAGGTCGCCGAGGCCATCGACATCTACGACACCGTCTTCGGCTCCCTGCTCTGA
- a CDS encoding TIGR03842 family LLM class F420-dependent oxidoreductase, which translates to MDFGVVLQTNPPAARTVQLAQLAEAHGFSHVWTFDSHLLWEEPYVIHSAILAATHRVTVGPFVTNPATRDWTVTASVFATLNEMYGNRTICGIGRGDSAVRVTNGKPVSIAELRESIHVIRELANSRPVQYHGATLQFPWSRGSRLDVWVAAYGPLALKLAGEVGDGFILQLADVDIAAWMIKTVKDAAAAAGRDPESIAFCVAAPMYIGDDAAHMRDQCRWFGGMVGNHVADIVAKYGHHGDVPQALTDYVSGRAGYDYNTHGRAGNDHVDFVPDAIIDRFCILGTAGDHIARLEQLRAIGVTQFAGYLQHDNKEETLRVYGETVIPALSPHITAKR; encoded by the coding sequence ATGGACTTCGGTGTCGTCCTGCAGACCAACCCGCCCGCCGCCCGCACGGTGCAGCTGGCCCAGCTCGCCGAAGCGCACGGCTTCAGTCACGTCTGGACGTTCGACTCGCATCTGCTGTGGGAAGAGCCGTACGTGATCCACTCCGCGATCCTCGCCGCCACCCACCGGGTGACGGTCGGCCCGTTCGTCACGAACCCCGCCACGCGCGACTGGACCGTCACGGCATCGGTGTTCGCCACCCTCAACGAGATGTACGGCAACCGCACCATCTGCGGCATCGGCCGCGGCGACTCCGCGGTGCGGGTCACGAACGGCAAACCGGTCTCGATCGCCGAGCTGCGCGAATCGATTCACGTCATCCGGGAGCTGGCCAACTCCCGGCCGGTGCAGTACCACGGCGCCACGCTGCAGTTCCCGTGGAGCCGCGGGTCGCGCCTGGACGTCTGGGTCGCCGCGTACGGTCCCCTCGCGCTCAAGCTCGCCGGCGAGGTCGGCGACGGCTTCATCCTGCAGCTGGCGGACGTGGACATCGCCGCGTGGATGATCAAGACGGTCAAGGATGCCGCCGCGGCGGCCGGCCGCGACCCCGAATCGATCGCCTTCTGCGTCGCCGCGCCCATGTACATCGGCGACGACGCCGCCCACATGCGAGACCAGTGCCGCTGGTTCGGCGGGATGGTCGGCAACCACGTCGCCGACATCGTGGCGAAGTACGGCCACCACGGCGACGTGCCCCAAGCGCTCACCGACTACGTCTCCGGCCGCGCCGGCTACGACTACAACACCCACGGCAGAGCAGGCAACGACCACGTCGACTTCGTTCCCGACGCGATCATCGACCGGTTCTGCATCCTCGGTACCGCAGGCGACCACATCGCCCGGCTCGAGCAGCTGCGCGCGATCGGGGTCACCCAGTTCGCCGGCTACCTGCAGCACGACAACAAGGAAGAGACGCTGCGGGTGTACGGCGAGACCGTCATCCCGGCCCTTTCCCCGCACATCACGGCGAAACGATGA